ATCAGTCCCGCGATGGCCTGCAACGGAAGTTCACACGCCACCTGCTCGACGAAATCGCCGGTGCCCTCGGCCGCGGCGGTGCGCACGATGGTGCGGGCGCGCTCGGCCAGGTCGTCGTGCAGGCGCTCGACGGCCCGCGGTGTGAAGGCCCGCGAGACGATCTTGCGCAAATGCGTGTGGTGCGGCGCGTCCATGTTGAGCAACACGAACCTGCCCTGGTTGATCTGATCTTGAACTGTCCCTTCGGGATAGCGCGGCAGCGCGGTCTTCTCCTGGCTGGAGAAGACGTCGCTGCGCAGCGAGATCTCCTTGACGTCCCGGTGCTTGGTGACCACCCAGAAGCCGCCGTCGTCGAATCCGCCCGCCCCGACCGGCTGAGGGTTCCACCAGATCGGCGCCACCCGGCGCAACTCGGCGAGTTCGTCGACCGGCAGCCGCTCGGCGTAGATGTCGGGGTCCGTGAAATCGAAGCCCGCGGGCAGATGAAGGGCACTGTCGCTCATGACCACCGAACTCCCTCGATATACGGCGTCTAGTTCACGTTCCCCATTGCTACACCACCAAACACCCAGTTCGCCGGAGGTTCGCCAAAGTCGCGGACAAACGACGGCACCGATTCTGGAACCTGTTCTGAAAGCTCTGACGCGATGCTCACTGCAGCCACATCAGCCATATCTGTAACACCGGGGCGTGCTCGGGAGAACAATCGCTATAGGTGCGTCAGCCGACGAAAGGGGACCTCAGTGCGACACAAGCTCATCGACCGCACAGTTGTGTGCCTGGCCGCCGGCGGCGGTGTCGGCTTGGCCCTGCTGCTGGGGGCGCCCGCGGCGGCAGCCGATCCGGAGCCTTCGCCGCCGCCACCGCCTGTGCTCGCCGAGGACGGCACGCCTCATCTGTCCAGTCCGGACAACCTGCCGCCGGGGACGTCGGAGGTTCCGGTCGGACCGCAGCAGGGCCGCACCATGTCCTACCTGCGGGAGATCTGGCATGCCATGCAGACCCAGGACGTCAGCTTCAACGAAGCGCTGTTCCTGCTCACCCAGCGCCCGCTCGACCCGGGTACACCACCGCCCGCGGGACTCGCGCCGGGACCGCAGCCACCCGCGCCCGCGCAACCACCCGCAGCCGTGCCCCTTCCGGCCCCCGCACAGTGAACCTTCCGGTCTCGGCGTCAGGCCGACCCGGTCACACCGCCTCGACGCGCGCGGGAACGTGCTTGTGCCACGGTGTACCCGCGTAGGGGTCGCGCCATCCGGTCGAGGTGAGCGCGTTCGGCGCCACGCCCGGCGCGACCACGCGCTCACCGTCGCGGTAGTCCAGGCCGAGGCCGTTGGGCAGGGACGCATGCCCGGGCAGCATCGCCTCGGAGATCTCCACCCGGGCCACCGCGGTGCCCGCTGCCGTGGTGATGCGGGCCATGCCACCGTCGGTGAGGCCGGACGCCTCGGCGTCGTGCGGACTGATGCGTAAGGCGCCGTCGGGGTCGCGCTTGCGCCATGCCGGGTCGCGGATGATGTCGTTCGCGGTGTAGGCGCGCCGTTCCCCGGCCGACAGCACGATCGGGAACTCGGCGGTGGTCAGGGGAGCGCGCTCGTCGCGCAATGCGCGGATCTCGTCGAGCATCTTGGGGATCTCCAGCGCGATCTTGTGATCGGGGTGATCGATCAGGCTGAAGTCGTCGGAGTAGTCGTGCACGGTGAACGTCACGCCGGCCGGGTTGGCCAGGATGGCCTCGAACAACGCGTTGCCGTCGGCGTGCCCGGCCCGGCGCACGGCTTCGGGATAGGTCATGGCGGCCTTGTGTGCCAGTCCCCACAGCGCCGCCGCACCGGCCAGCCCGTCGGGCAGTGTCGGACCGAGCGTTTCGTAGAGCACGTACGGCAACACCTTCGTCAGCGCCGGGTTGCTCGCGACGGCGGTGAAGAACGCGGCCGCGAACTCGCCGAGACCCGCCTCGGCGGCCTTGCGCAGCGGCCGCAGTTCGGCGTCGTCGACCACCCCGAGGGCACGTACGAGCCGTGCCCAGATCTCCGGCTCGGGCAGCGTGCCCGCCAGCGGTTCGAACAGCCGGTGCCGGAGATGGAAAGTGTTGCGCGGGAACTCCAGGTTGAAGAACGTGGCCTCGGCCTTCTCGAACTGCGTCGCGGCGGGCAGGATGTAGTGGGCGAGCCGGGCCGTCTCGGTCATGGCGACATCGATCACCACCAGCAGCTCGAGCTCCTGCAGAGCCGCGCGCACCGCGGTCGAGTCGGCGACCGAATGCGCCGGGTTGCTGCTCTCGACGATCATCGCGCGGAACCGGTCCGGATGGTCGGTCAGGATCTCCTCGGGCACCACGTTGGACGGCACCAGTCCGGCGATGACGGGGGCGCCGGTGACCGGGGTGCGTCCGACCCCGGACTTGCCGAACAGCGGCGCGAACGACGAATGCAGATGCTGCCCACCGGGTTTGGCAAAGTTGCCGGTGAGGATCCACAGCAGCTTGTCGAGGTATGAGCACAGCGTCGAGTTGGGCGCCTGCTGCACGCCGAGATCTTCGAACACCGAGACGCTCGCGGCCCGTCCGATGCGGCGGGCCGCGGCGCGGATCTGGTCCTCGCCGACGCCGCAGCGTCGTGCGTAATCGGCGACGTCGACGTCGCGCAGGACGGCCCGCACCGCGTCGGCCCCGTGCACGTGTTCGGCGAGAAACCTTTCGTCGCAGAGGTTTTCCTGCACCAGGACGGCGGCGAGCGCGGCCAGGCACCAGGCGTCGGTGCCCGGGTGCACCCGAAGGTGGTGGTCGGCCATCGCGGCGGTCTCGGTGAGGACCGGGTCGATGACGATCATGGAGCGGCCGGGGTCCTTGGCGATCTCGTTGAGCACCACCCGGGCGCGTGGAAAGCTCTGTGACATCCAGGGGTTCTTGCCGACGAACACCGACACCTCGGCGTGCTCGAACTCGCCGCGGGTGTGGCCGCCGTACAGTTGCGCATCGACCCAGTTCTCACCGGTCTTCTCCTGCGCCAGGGCATTCGAGCGGTACCGCGCACCGAGGGCCTTGAGGAACGCGCCGCTGTATGCACCGCCCAGGTGGTTGCCCTGGCCGCCGCCGCCGTAGTAGAAGATGCGTTCCCCGCCATGGGTTTGCGCGATCCGCCGGAACCCGTCGGCCACCTCGGCGATCGCGGTGTCCCAGTCGACGGGTTCGAAATCACCGTCGGGGCGGCGGCGCATCGGTGTGGTGAGCCGGTCGGCGTTGTTCTGGTAGTGGTCCAGGCGCAGCGCCTTGTTGCAGGTGTAGCCGCGCGACGCCGGATGCTCCTTGTCGCCGCGGATCTTCGCCAGCGTTCGGTTCTCGACCTGCACGACGATCCCGCAGTTGCACTCACACAGGATGCAGGCGGTGTGGTGCCACTCGGTGCCCGCCGTGTCCGTGGCGGTGACCGGTGCGGCGACCGGGGCGGTGTCTGTGGCGGTGACCGGGGTCATGAGCCGTCCTTCTCTGCGGTCGCGGCGGCAAGTTGCTGGTGCAGTTGCCGGTGGATGAGCTCGAGCGGTTTGACGTCGCGGGTGGCGCGTGCGACGACGACGGCGCCCTCGACGGCGGTGGTGATCAGCGTCGCCAGCTCCTCGGCCGCGGCCGCGGGCACCCCGTCGTCCCGCAGGCGTGCGGTGATCTGGCCGATCCACCGCGCGAACGCGGCGCCCGCGCGGTCGCGCACGGCATCGGCGGAGTCCGTGCGCTGCGGGTCGCCCGCCTCGACCGCGACGGCCACCACGGGGCATCCGGCGCGAAAGTCGCTGTCGAGCAGTTGATCGCGGAACCTGGCGATCATGTCGTCGAGCAGTTCGAACACGTCGGCCGCCCGGTCCAGCCGGGCCGCGACGTGGTCGCTCGCGTAATCGATTGCCTCGCACAACAATTGCGTGCGCCCGCCGGGAAAGTAGTGGTATGCCGAGCCGCGGGGTGCGCCGCTGTGGGCGAGCACGTCGGCGATCGCGGTCGGATGCGCACCACGCTCCCGGATCAGCACTGCCGCCGAGCGCACCATGCGTTCGCGGGGACCGGTCATCTCTGCACCTTCCGCCGGTTATGTATGTAACCCTACA
This region of Mycolicibacterium goodii genomic DNA includes:
- a CDS encoding molybdopterin-dependent oxidoreductase, which codes for MTPVTATDTAPVAAPVTATDTAGTEWHHTACILCECNCGIVVQVENRTLAKIRGDKEHPASRGYTCNKALRLDHYQNNADRLTTPMRRRPDGDFEPVDWDTAIAEVADGFRRIAQTHGGERIFYYGGGGQGNHLGGAYSGAFLKALGARYRSNALAQEKTGENWVDAQLYGGHTRGEFEHAEVSVFVGKNPWMSQSFPRARVVLNEIAKDPGRSMIVIDPVLTETAAMADHHLRVHPGTDAWCLAALAAVLVQENLCDERFLAEHVHGADAVRAVLRDVDVADYARRCGVGEDQIRAAARRIGRAASVSVFEDLGVQQAPNSTLCSYLDKLLWILTGNFAKPGGQHLHSSFAPLFGKSGVGRTPVTGAPVIAGLVPSNVVPEEILTDHPDRFRAMIVESSNPAHSVADSTAVRAALQELELLVVIDVAMTETARLAHYILPAATQFEKAEATFFNLEFPRNTFHLRHRLFEPLAGTLPEPEIWARLVRALGVVDDAELRPLRKAAEAGLGEFAAAFFTAVASNPALTKVLPYVLYETLGPTLPDGLAGAAALWGLAHKAAMTYPEAVRRAGHADGNALFEAILANPAGVTFTVHDYSDDFSLIDHPDHKIALEIPKMLDEIRALRDERAPLTTAEFPIVLSAGERRAYTANDIIRDPAWRKRDPDGALRISPHDAEASGLTDGGMARITTAAGTAVARVEISEAMLPGHASLPNGLGLDYRDGERVVAPGVAPNALTSTGWRDPYAGTPWHKHVPARVEAV
- a CDS encoding TetR/AcrR family transcriptional regulator, which translates into the protein MTGPRERMVRSAAVLIRERGAHPTAIADVLAHSGAPRGSAYHYFPGGRTQLLCEAIDYASDHVAARLDRAADVFELLDDMIARFRDQLLDSDFRAGCPVVAVAVEAGDPQRTDSADAVRDRAGAAFARWIGQITARLRDDGVPAAAAEELATLITTAVEGAVVVARATRDVKPLELIHRQLHQQLAAATAEKDGS